A window of the Thalassospira sp. TSL5-1 genome harbors these coding sequences:
- the doeB gene encoding N(2)-acetyl-L-2,4-diaminobutanoate deacetylase DoeB yields the protein MTHASPITPTIPLDTDGVFHGFLKLPYSRDDSAWGAVMIPITVIKNGEGPTALLTGGNHGDEYEGPVSLFKLASSLAATEISGRIIILPAMNYPAFKNASRTSPIDKGNLNRTFPGRPNGTVTEKIADYVFRYLVPEADFVLDMHSGGKTLDFVPFAAVHVLPDKKQEAACVAAMQAFGAPYSMMMLELDSVGMFDTVVEEAGKTFVTTELGGGGATTAERVAISDRGVRNFLIHAGILPGEIDLPEKSVMLDMPDGSCFVASENTGLFEPCVDLGETVKKGDIIARIYDTERTGIPATVYTAPRDGILSCRHYPGLIKTGDCLAVIADVVPA from the coding sequence ATGACACATGCCTCACCCATCACCCCGACCATCCCGCTGGATACTGACGGGGTTTTTCACGGCTTTTTAAAGCTGCCCTATTCGCGTGACGATTCCGCGTGGGGTGCCGTTATGATTCCCATCACGGTGATTAAAAACGGCGAAGGTCCCACCGCCCTTCTGACCGGTGGCAATCACGGGGATGAATATGAAGGCCCGGTTTCGCTGTTCAAACTGGCCAGCAGCCTTGCCGCAACCGAAATTTCCGGCCGCATCATTATTCTGCCGGCGATGAATTATCCGGCCTTTAAAAATGCGTCGCGCACCTCGCCAATTGATAAGGGCAACCTGAACCGTACCTTTCCCGGCCGCCCCAATGGTACCGTGACCGAAAAAATCGCCGATTACGTTTTCCGCTATCTCGTGCCCGAGGCCGACTTTGTCCTTGATATGCACTCCGGCGGCAAAACGCTGGATTTTGTGCCCTTTGCGGCGGTTCACGTCCTGCCCGACAAAAAACAGGAAGCCGCCTGTGTTGCCGCGATGCAGGCCTTTGGTGCGCCCTATTCGATGATGATGCTGGAACTTGACAGTGTTGGCATGTTCGACACCGTTGTCGAGGAAGCCGGTAAAACCTTTGTCACCACGGAACTGGGCGGCGGTGGAGCTACCACGGCCGAACGGGTTGCCATTTCTGATCGTGGCGTGCGCAATTTCCTGATCCATGCCGGTATTCTGCCTGGCGAAATCGACCTGCCGGAAAAAAGCGTGATGCTGGATATGCCCGATGGCAGCTGTTTTGTTGCCAGCGAAAATACCGGGCTGTTTGAGCCCTGTGTTGATTTGGGTGAAACCGTCAAAAAGGGCGATATCATTGCCCGCATTTATGACACCGAACGCACAGGCATTCCGGCAACGGTTTATACGGCACCGCGCGATGGCATTTTATCGTGCCGCCATTATCCGGGGCTGATCAAAACCGGCGACTGCCTTGCTGTCATTGCCGATGTGGTGCCTGCATGA
- the doeA gene encoding ectoine hydrolase DoeA (DoeA (degradation of ectoine A) is also called EutD (ectoine utilization D).) produces MSQVELNFTREEYAVRLDKTKKAMIEKGIDLLIVTDPSNMAWLTGYDGWSFYVHQCVLIPIEDDPIWYGRSQDSNGAKRTVYMTHDRIIPYPDYFVQNTTHHPMDYLSEIIESRGWGTRNIGVELDNYYFSARCYLQLQTHLPNATFKDATALVNWQRAVKSEQEIFYMRQAARIVENMHERIIEVVEPGMQKNELVAEIYRTGIVGVEGIGGDYPAIVPLLPSGVDASAPHLTWDDKPIPHNAGTFFEIAGCYKRYHAPLSRTVYLGDPDQRFLDAESALIEGLQAGLEAAKPGNVCEDIAKAFFGVLQKFGIEKDSRCGYPIGLSYPPDWGERTMSLRPGDRTVLEPGMTFHFMPGLWFEDWGIEITESLMITEHGSKTLTNFPRQLFVKN; encoded by the coding sequence ATGAGCCAGGTTGAATTGAATTTTACGCGCGAAGAATATGCCGTGCGGCTGGATAAAACCAAAAAAGCCATGATCGAAAAGGGCATTGATCTTTTGATCGTGACCGATCCTTCAAACATGGCCTGGCTTACCGGCTATGACGGCTGGTCGTTTTATGTGCATCAATGTGTCCTGATCCCGATCGAGGATGACCCCATCTGGTATGGGCGATCACAGGATTCAAACGGGGCAAAACGCACCGTTTACATGACCCATGACCGGATCATCCCCTATCCCGACTATTTTGTGCAAAACACCACCCATCATCCGATGGATTACCTTTCCGAGATCATTGAATCGCGCGGCTGGGGCACACGCAATATCGGGGTGGAGCTGGACAATTACTATTTTTCGGCCCGCTGTTATTTGCAGCTGCAAACGCATCTGCCCAATGCCACCTTCAAGGACGCCACCGCCCTTGTGAACTGGCAACGTGCTGTCAAATCCGAACAGGAAATTTTCTATATGCGCCAGGCCGCGCGCATTGTGGAAAACATGCACGAACGGATCATTGAAGTTGTCGAACCAGGCATGCAGAAAAACGAGCTGGTGGCGGAAATTTACCGTACCGGTATTGTCGGTGTTGAGGGCATTGGCGGCGATTACCCGGCCATTGTGCCCCTGCTGCCATCCGGGGTGGATGCCAGCGCACCGCACCTGACATGGGACGACAAACCCATTCCCCACAATGCGGGAACGTTTTTTGAAATTGCAGGCTGTTACAAACGCTATCATGCACCGCTTTCGCGTACCGTTTATCTGGGCGACCCGGACCAGCGGTTCCTGGATGCGGAAAGTGCGTTGATCGAAGGTTTGCAGGCCGGGCTTGAAGCCGCAAAACCCGGAAATGTCTGTGAAGATATCGCCAAGGCGTTTTTTGGTGTGTTGCAAAAATTCGGCATCGAAAAAGACAGCCGCTGTGGCTACCCCATCGGTCTGTCCTATCCGCCAGACTGGGGCGAACGCACCATGAGCCTGCGCCCCGGCGACCGCACCGTGCTGGAACCGGGCATGACCTTCCATTTCATGCCGGGCCTGTGGTTCGAGGACTGGGGCATTGAAATTACCGAAAGTCTGATGATCACGGAACATGGCTCAAAAACCCTGACCAACTTCCCGCGTCAGCTTTTTGTGAAAAACTAG
- a CDS encoding TRAP transporter small permease: MSGSDGEAPVQSRTALHVLRKIDDWLSVVERQLLGWSIIIMAINTVANVIARLAFSSSLFFSEELNTFLIILVTFVGISEAARMGRHIRMSAFSDMLGPAASKILMIIVSLGTATLLFILAYYSIDYVAGLIKTNRLTPSLRIPMYYTVLIVPFGLTVTGIQFVLAALTNLLKPGVHLSYRVEDTYDDNLDTHL, from the coding sequence ATGTCTGGATCAGACGGTGAAGCGCCGGTGCAATCTCGCACGGCGCTACATGTACTCAGAAAAATTGATGACTGGCTCTCGGTCGTCGAACGCCAATTGCTCGGCTGGAGCATCATCATCATGGCAATCAACACGGTTGCCAATGTTATTGCCCGCCTGGCGTTCAGTTCCAGCCTGTTTTTCTCCGAGGAACTCAATACGTTCCTCATCATTCTTGTCACCTTTGTCGGCATTTCGGAAGCGGCACGCATGGGGCGTCATATTCGCATGTCGGCCTTTTCCGACATGCTGGGACCGGCTGCCAGCAAGATCCTGATGATCATCGTTTCGCTTGGAACGGCGACCCTGTTGTTCATTCTGGCTTATTACTCAATCGATTATGTTGCCGGACTGATCAAAACCAACCGCCTGACCCCATCCTTGCGCATTCCCATGTATTACACGGTGCTGATCGTGCCTTTCGGCCTGACTGTTACCGGCATCCAGTTTGTCCTTGCGGCCCTGACCAACCTTCTCAAGCCAGGCGTCCACCTGTCTTACCGTGTCGAGGATACGTATGACGACAACCTTGATACGCATCTTTAA
- a CDS encoding Lrp/AsnC family transcriptional regulator, with the protein MIRLDEQDLKILLTLQREGRITKVKLAEAVNLSPSPCWERLKRLEDLGVISGYHARINLEALTRPTLVMTEVTLRNHQHEDFDTFERAVQDIPEIIECYALGGGVDYMLKILCRDVDSYQRLIDRLLIARIGIDRYFTYIVTKKVKFTPDPPLESLFDLPKRQK; encoded by the coding sequence ATGATCCGGCTTGATGAACAGGATCTGAAGATCTTGCTCACGCTGCAACGCGAAGGGCGCATCACCAAGGTCAAACTGGCCGAGGCGGTGAACCTTTCGCCCAGTCCCTGCTGGGAACGGTTAAAACGCCTGGAGGATCTGGGCGTTATTTCCGGCTACCATGCCCGCATCAATCTTGAAGCCCTGACGCGCCCCACCCTGGTGATGACCGAAGTCACCCTGCGCAATCATCAGCACGAAGATTTCGACACCTTTGAACGCGCCGTGCAGGACATTCCCGAAATTATCGAATGTTACGCGCTTGGCGGTGGGGTGGATTACATGCTGAAAATTCTGTGCCGGGATGTCGATTCCTATCAACGCCTGATCGACCGGTTATTGATCGCGCGGATCGGAATTGACCGCTATTTCACCTATATCGTCACCAAAAAGGTGAAATTCACCCCCGATCCGCCGCTGGAATCGCTTTTTGACCTGCCGAAACGGCAAAAATAA
- the eutB gene encoding hydroxyectoine utilization dehydratase EutB produces the protein MKEPITLGDILAARKRIAGHVINTPLRPSQSLSDHVGSPVWLKCEHQQYTGSFKLRGAANAVLSLNDDEKAKGVVGVSTGNYGRALANAARNTGVRAVICMSELVPQNKVEGIRAQGAEIVISGQSQDEAQKEVDRLVHDEGMIMLPPFDHADVIAGQGTLGVEILEQLPDADTLLVPLSGGGLLAGVALAAKSINPAIRVVGISMERGCAMIESLQAGKPTSVREWPSLADSLGGGIGENNLYTFDMCGDLTDDFVLVNESQIADGIRAAYVDDQQVIEGAAAVGIAALRAGLIDNPGRTVVLSTGCNIDMGLHRRIIGGEDVDLAKEAEQANTASSSEGY, from the coding sequence ATGAAAGAGCCGATCACCCTTGGCGATATCCTTGCAGCCCGCAAGCGCATCGCCGGACATGTGATAAATACACCCCTTCGCCCCAGCCAAAGCCTTTCTGATCATGTCGGAAGCCCGGTGTGGCTGAAATGCGAACATCAGCAATATACCGGCAGCTTCAAACTGCGCGGGGCGGCGAATGCCGTTTTAAGCCTGAATGACGATGAAAAGGCCAAAGGTGTTGTCGGTGTTTCCACCGGCAATTATGGCCGTGCGCTTGCCAATGCCGCCCGCAATACCGGAGTGCGCGCCGTCATTTGCATGTCGGAACTTGTCCCGCAAAACAAAGTCGAAGGCATCCGTGCCCAAGGGGCCGAAATTGTTATTTCTGGCCAGTCCCAGGACGAAGCCCAAAAGGAAGTTGATCGCCTGGTTCATGATGAAGGCATGATCATGTTGCCGCCCTTTGACCATGCCGATGTGATTGCCGGTCAGGGCACGCTGGGCGTTGAAATACTGGAACAACTGCCCGATGCCGACACCCTGCTGGTCCCGCTTTCGGGCGGGGGGCTTCTGGCCGGGGTGGCGCTGGCGGCGAAATCAATCAACCCGGCCATTCGGGTTGTTGGCATTTCGATGGAGCGCGGTTGCGCCATGATCGAAAGCCTGCAAGCAGGCAAACCGACGTCAGTACGCGAATGGCCCAGCCTGGCCGACAGCCTGGGGGGCGGTATTGGTGAAAACAACCTTTACACATTCGATATGTGCGGCGATTTGACCGACGATTTTGTTCTGGTTAACGAATCCCAGATTGCCGATGGCATACGTGCGGCCTATGTCGATGACCAACAGGTTATTGAAGGGGCCGCCGCCGTGGGCATTGCCGCCCTTCGCGCCGGATTGATTGATAATCCCGGTCGCACGGTGGTGCTTAGCACCGGCTGCAATATCGATATGGGGCTGCATCGCCGCATCATTGGTGGCGAAGATGTTGACCTTGCCAAAGAGGCAGAACAGGCAAACACAGCATCCAGTTCAGAGGGATACTAA
- a CDS encoding cyclodeaminase, whose amino-acid sequence MPKIRILTESELRNVITLDLDAIKCVEEAFHALATQDVRMPPILRLDIEDHNGEVDVKTAYVPGVDSFAIKISPGFFDNPKLGLPSVNGLMNLFSAKTGLLEAVLLDNGYLTDIRTAAAGGVAARHLARKDASHAAIFGTGVQARLQLAALALVRPITTATIWGRDIAKAEKAARDLSRDLGIVVSATDNGKAACDGADIVVTTTPARSPILQADWIAPGTHVTAMGSDAEHKNEIDPALFTRADLYVCDSTAQCRILGELHHAIDAGLADAKSCQTELGQVIAGLATGRSDARQITYCDLTGTGVQDTAIATLARQRCDASNAGTEIVS is encoded by the coding sequence ATGCCCAAAATCCGGATTCTGACCGAAAGCGAATTGCGCAACGTTATCACCCTGGACCTTGATGCCATCAAATGCGTGGAAGAGGCATTCCATGCCCTGGCAACACAGGATGTGCGCATGCCGCCGATCCTTCGCCTGGATATCGAGGATCATAACGGCGAGGTTGATGTCAAAACCGCCTATGTACCGGGAGTAGACAGCTTTGCCATCAAAATCAGCCCCGGCTTTTTTGACAACCCAAAGCTGGGCCTGCCGTCGGTCAATGGCTTGATGAACCTGTTTTCCGCCAAAACCGGGCTTCTTGAGGCGGTTTTGCTTGATAATGGCTATTTGACCGATATTCGCACGGCTGCGGCCGGGGGTGTTGCAGCCCGCCATCTCGCCCGCAAGGATGCCAGCCACGCTGCCATTTTTGGCACCGGTGTTCAGGCCCGGTTGCAACTGGCCGCCCTTGCGCTGGTGCGGCCCATCACCACGGCCACGATTTGGGGGCGCGATATTGCCAAGGCGGAAAAAGCCGCCCGCGACCTCAGCCGCGATTTGGGCATCGTGGTTTCCGCCACCGACAATGGCAAGGCCGCCTGCGACGGGGCCGACATCGTGGTGACCACCACCCCGGCCCGAAGCCCAATTTTACAGGCCGACTGGATTGCCCCGGGCACCCATGTGACGGCAATGGGTTCGGATGCCGAACATAAAAACGAAATTGATCCGGCCCTGTTTACCAGGGCAGATCTTTATGTCTGCGACAGCACGGCACAGTGCCGCATTCTTGGTGAACTTCATCATGCCATTGATGCCGGGCTTGCCGATGCCAAAAGCTGCCAGACAGAACTTGGTCAGGTCATTGCCGGATTGGCGACAGGGCGCAGTGACGCCCGGCAGATCACGTATTGCGACCTGACCGGAACAGGTGTCCAGGACACCGCTATCGCCACCCTCGCCCGGCAAAGATGCGACGCATCAAATGCTGGCACCGAGATCGTTTCCTGA
- a CDS encoding TRAP transporter large permease: MDLGTTIIIVMLGLLLLGFPMMVPLASASVIAFAFFMPIPHQIIIQQMVSGISPVALIAVPMFIFAADIVTKGHTASRLIDLAMTFVGHVRGGLAVTTALGCTLFGAVSGSTQATVVAMGGPLRPKMLEAGYKDSFTMALIINASDIAFLIPPSIGMIVFGVVGKVSIGELFIAGIGPGVLILLLFSAYSVWYAKRNDIPTIPRRTWLERGKAVINAGPAIMFPVLIVGGIYLGWVSPTEVAAVSVIYAIILEVIIFRSVKWHELLEIARSTGLITAVVFILVGAGTTFSFVISFAQIPQAVIGALALDTAGPYTILFAISIAFFIGCMFVDPIVVILVLTPIFMPLVNNAGIDPILVGTLVTLQVAIGSATPPFGCDIFTAIAIFRRPYAEVIKGTPPFICMLLLVAVLLIFFPQIATFLPETAFR, encoded by the coding sequence ATGGATTTAGGGACAACAATCATCATTGTCATGCTGGGCCTGCTGTTGCTGGGCTTCCCCATGATGGTACCGCTTGCATCGGCCAGCGTTATTGCCTTTGCATTTTTCATGCCCATTCCGCACCAGATCATCATTCAGCAAATGGTCAGTGGCATCAGCCCTGTCGCATTGATCGCGGTGCCGATGTTCATTTTTGCCGCCGATATTGTGACCAAGGGTCACACGGCAAGCCGCCTGATCGACCTTGCCATGACCTTTGTTGGCCATGTCCGCGGCGGCCTTGCGGTCACAACCGCCCTTGGCTGTACCCTGTTTGGCGCGGTTTCGGGTTCCACCCAGGCCACCGTGGTGGCAATGGGCGGCCCGCTGCGCCCCAAAATGCTCGAAGCCGGTTATAAAGACAGCTTCACAATGGCATTGATTATTAATGCCAGCGACATTGCCTTTCTGATCCCGCCATCGATTGGCATGATCGTATTTGGCGTGGTGGGCAAAGTATCCATTGGCGAACTGTTTATTGCCGGGATTGGCCCGGGTGTGCTGATTTTGCTGCTGTTTTCGGCCTATTCGGTCTGGTACGCCAAACGCAACGATATTCCCACCATCCCGCGCCGTACCTGGCTTGAACGTGGCAAGGCCGTGATTAATGCCGGGCCCGCCATCATGTTCCCGGTGCTGATTGTTGGTGGCATTTATCTGGGCTGGGTCAGCCCGACCGAAGTTGCCGCTGTCTCCGTGATTTATGCCATCATTCTTGAAGTCATCATTTTTCGGTCCGTCAAATGGCACGAACTTCTTGAAATTGCCCGTTCCACCGGGCTGATTACGGCAGTTGTGTTCATTCTGGTGGGTGCGGGCACGACATTTTCGTTTGTCATTTCGTTCGCCCAGATCCCGCAGGCGGTGATCGGGGCACTGGCCCTTGATACTGCCGGTCCTTACACCATCCTGTTTGCCATCTCGATCGCATTCTTCATTGGCTGCATGTTTGTTGACCCGATTGTGGTCATTCTGGTGTTAACGCCGATCTTCATGCCGCTGGTCAACAATGCCGGAATTGACCCCATTCTGGTCGGGACGCTGGTGACATTGCAAGTCGCCATCGGGTCGGCAACGCCGCCCTTTGGCTGCGATATTTTCACAGCCATCGCCATCTTCAGGCGACCCTATGCCGAAGTCATCAAGGGCACACCACCCTTTATCTGCATGCTGTTGCTGGTGGCGGTGCTGCTGATTTTCTTCCCGCAGATCGCAACCTTCCTGCCTGAAACCGCCTTCCGTTAA
- a CDS encoding PLP-dependent aminotransferase family protein, whose amino-acid sequence MWLPTTDLSGDTGPKYKALVEAIITDIESGRLRHGVRMPTHRDLAYHLKVSVQTVSAAYKEVERQGYLRSERRRGTFVQARLTDRAASFILDNRQPDLIDLSIVRAAYTDFHNDLSRQMHQRLAEEPHHPWMESCRPVAGFDYHREVGVNWLAGMGLSADPSHTIITNGAAQGVFIALASIVQPDDVVLTESLTDHGVIGTASVLRFKLAALPTDDEGILPDAFERECQQRAIRALVITPVYTNPTNCLMGLERRKRIAEIASQHGVYVIEDDVYRPLLEQNLPPVTSFIPQLGFHVSSLTKIVMPGLRTGYLVVPKHLSIRASSVLRVTGWMGTPLLAEIGARWIEDGVVDQAVTVQRALMRERQSLVAEILGDAVVRHHPTSLSAWVRIPEHWQEEWFASELRKNGVAVTISDPFMTVKVKRPNAIRVCVGGAIDTPSLHRGLMQIRHTMEQMPGVHAFDVMY is encoded by the coding sequence ATGTGGCTACCGACGACTGACCTGAGTGGCGACACAGGCCCAAAATACAAGGCGCTGGTCGAAGCAATCATTACCGATATCGAGTCCGGTCGCTTGCGCCATGGCGTGCGAATGCCGACCCACCGTGACCTTGCCTATCACCTGAAAGTCAGCGTGCAGACCGTCAGTGCCGCCTATAAAGAGGTTGAACGCCAGGGATATTTGCGGTCCGAACGTCGGCGCGGCACCTTTGTCCAGGCACGGCTGACCGACCGGGCAGCCTCTTTTATCCTTGATAATCGCCAGCCCGACCTGATCGATTTGTCGATTGTGCGTGCCGCCTATACCGATTTTCACAATGACCTGTCCCGGCAAATGCACCAGCGCCTGGCCGAAGAACCACACCACCCCTGGATGGAAAGCTGCCGTCCGGTCGCCGGTTTTGATTATCACCGCGAAGTCGGGGTGAACTGGCTGGCTGGCATGGGCCTGAGTGCGGACCCGTCACACACCATCATCACCAATGGCGCGGCACAGGGCGTTTTCATTGCCCTTGCTTCCATCGTGCAGCCTGATGACGTGGTTTTAACCGAAAGCCTGACCGATCATGGTGTGATCGGCACCGCCAGTGTTTTACGTTTCAAGCTGGCTGCCCTGCCCACCGATGACGAAGGCATTTTACCCGATGCCTTTGAACGCGAATGCCAGCAACGCGCCATTCGCGCCCTTGTCATCACTCCGGTTTATACCAACCCCACCAACTGCCTGATGGGGCTGGAACGGCGCAAACGCATCGCCGAAATTGCCAGTCAGCATGGCGTTTACGTGATCGAGGATGATGTTTACCGCCCGCTTCTGGAACAAAACCTTCCGCCTGTCACCAGTTTCATCCCGCAATTGGGTTTCCATGTTTCAAGCCTGACCAAAATCGTCATGCCAGGCTTACGAACGGGCTACCTTGTGGTGCCCAAACACCTGTCGATTCGTGCCAGCAGTGTCTTGCGCGTGACGGGCTGGATGGGCACACCCTTGCTTGCCGAAATCGGCGCACGCTGGATCGAGGATGGTGTTGTAGACCAGGCCGTGACCGTACAGCGTGCCCTGATGCGCGAACGCCAAAGCCTCGTTGCCGAGATATTGGGCGATGCCGTGGTGCGTCATCATCCCACCTCGCTTTCTGCCTGGGTCCGTATTCCCGAACACTGGCAGGAGGAATGGTTTGCCTCCGAATTGCGGAAAAACGGCGTCGCCGTTACCATTTCCGACCCGTTCATGACCGTGAAGGTCAAAAGACCCAATGCCATTCGTGTTTGTGTTGGTGGTGCCATCGATACCCCCAGCCTGCATCGCGGGCTCATGCAAATCCGCCATACAATGGAGCAGATGCCCGGTGTACATGCGTTCGATGTCATGTACTGA
- a CDS encoding arylsulfotransferase family protein, with amino-acid sequence MPSPEKENRTPPPSQDEGGDRGFFAIFIVGIAALSFSAGATIMLADIPPSQYLRNAWKAGVALWEKETQYNDIGRLDFWSPARNDKQGVTVYDETLAQNGLTLYSSGDGPHAVLIDMKGNIVHEWNTPFSKIYNDSSPIKNPQKDEYMHWHTAKMQPNGDLIVQYTAAGDTPYGYGLARIDKDSNVVWGYLGTAHHDFSVDKDGKVYALTQEFRNNTYPYRTQLKPPRLDDFAVVLSPEGKEIKKVSILDAMINSPYDHLLDFAPYYSKEDVLHTNTIEVITAETAQNFPYGKEGDVLLSFRDLGIIAVLDLDQEKIVWATRGSWLGQHDPDLLPNGDILLFDNQGQLDDPEAGMSRVLQFDPKTGGITWEYDGDKDHFFYSDIRSDQERMPNGNTLITESTPGRLFEVNKDGEIVWEFYNPIRRDNPEKPGEKLIPIVSQAERIFDDRAALFSSPTKGEDQ; translated from the coding sequence GTGCCGTCACCAGAAAAAGAAAACCGGACACCGCCCCCATCGCAAGATGAAGGTGGCGATCGCGGCTTTTTTGCCATTTTTATCGTTGGCATTGCCGCACTCAGCTTCTCGGCGGGTGCCACAATCATGCTGGCAGATATTCCGCCGTCACAATATCTGCGCAATGCGTGGAAGGCCGGTGTTGCCCTGTGGGAAAAGGAAACCCAGTATAACGATATTGGCCGACTGGATTTCTGGTCGCCCGCCCGAAACGACAAACAGGGCGTTACCGTTTATGATGAAACCCTCGCCCAGAATGGGCTGACGCTATATTCGTCGGGCGATGGGCCCCATGCGGTGCTGATCGACATGAAGGGCAATATTGTTCATGAATGGAACACGCCCTTTAGCAAAATCTACAATGACAGCTCGCCGATCAAAAACCCGCAAAAAGACGAATATATGCACTGGCATACCGCCAAGATGCAGCCCAATGGCGATTTGATTGTGCAATATACCGCAGCGGGCGACACGCCCTATGGTTATGGCCTGGCGCGGATTGACAAGGATTCAAATGTTGTCTGGGGCTATTTGGGTACCGCCCATCACGACTTTTCCGTCGATAAGGATGGCAAGGTTTATGCCCTGACCCAGGAATTCCGCAACAACACCTACCCCTATCGCACCCAGCTTAAACCGCCGCGCCTGGATGATTTTGCCGTTGTGCTCTCGCCCGAGGGCAAGGAAATCAAAAAGGTTTCGATCCTCGATGCGATGATCAATTCGCCCTACGACCATTTGCTGGATTTTGCGCCGTATTATTCCAAGGAAGACGTGCTGCACACCAACACCATCGAAGTGATTACCGCCGAAACAGCCCAAAACTTCCCCTATGGCAAGGAAGGCGACGTTCTGCTGTCTTTCCGCGATCTGGGTATTATTGCCGTGCTGGACCTGGACCAGGAGAAAATTGTCTGGGCGACCCGCGGTTCCTGGCTGGGCCAGCATGACCCGGACCTTCTGCCCAACGGGGATATCCTGCTGTTCGATAATCAGGGCCAGTTGGATGACCCCGAAGCAGGCATGTCCCGAGTCCTTCAGTTTGACCCGAAAACCGGGGGCATTACCTGGGAATATGACGGCGATAAAGACCACTTTTTCTATAGCGATATCCGGTCCGATCAGGAACGCATGCCCAATGGCAATACTTTGATCACGGAATCCACCCCCGGCCGCCTGTTCGAGGTAAATAAAGATGGCGAAATTGTATGGGAATTCTATAACCCCATCCGCCGCGACAACCCCGAAAAACCCGGCGAAAAACTGATCCCCATTGTTTCACAGGCCGAGCGCATTTTTGATGACCGCGCCGCGCTGTTCTCTTCCCCCACGAAAGGAGAAGACCAATGA
- a CDS encoding Asp/Glu racemase, producing the protein MSAITGITPELANISYKPDPVGPAGRVGLITLATDFNSEDDLRHILPTDVRLFTTRIANANPITVDSLRAMADDLPRAARTLLPGFGIDVAIFGCTSGTVINGSDRIAALIQEGMPGCKVTNPLLASHTALRTIKAQKIAIVAPYSLDVTAAVATGFAEQGFELTNVLGFGLENDPDMTAIPPDVLMAGALKANTDDADAVFISCTAIRAAEIAQRTEQLLGKPVITSNQALIWHALNLLNYKKPITGFGSLFDHTPPTA; encoded by the coding sequence ATGTCAGCGATTACCGGCATCACACCAGAGCTGGCCAATATCAGCTACAAACCCGACCCGGTGGGCCCTGCTGGACGGGTTGGGCTGATCACGCTGGCAACCGATTTTAACAGTGAAGATGACCTGCGCCATATCCTGCCAACGGATGTGCGCCTGTTCACCACCCGCATTGCCAATGCCAACCCCATCACAGTCGATAGCCTGCGGGCGATGGCCGATGATTTACCACGCGCGGCCCGCACGCTTTTGCCTGGCTTTGGCATTGATGTTGCCATTTTCGGCTGTACATCCGGCACGGTGATCAACGGATCAGACCGGATTGCCGCCCTGATCCAGGAAGGCATGCCGGGCTGCAAAGTCACAAATCCGCTATTGGCTTCGCACACAGCGCTCCGCACCATCAAGGCGCAAAAAATTGCCATTGTCGCCCCCTATAGCCTCGATGTGACAGCCGCCGTCGCAACCGGCTTTGCCGAACAGGGGTTTGAACTGACAAATGTTTTGGGGTTCGGGCTGGAAAATGACCCGGATATGACCGCCATCCCGCCCGATGTGCTGATGGCAGGTGCCCTTAAGGCCAATACCGATGATGCCGATGCCGTATTTATTTCCTGCACCGCCATCCGTGCCGCCGAAATTGCGCAGCGCACCGAACAGCTTTTGGGCAAGCCGGTGATTACCAGCAATCAGGCCCTGATCTGGCACGCCCTGAACCTGCTGAATTACAAAAAACCGATCACAGGATTTGGCAGCCTGTTTGACCATACACCACCAACCGCCTAA